The Macrobrachium rosenbergii isolate ZJJX-2024 chromosome 12, ASM4041242v1, whole genome shotgun sequence region ATTGAAGAACATGttctcaaataaacaaaaacaaaaaaaattataaacccaaaatgttaaaaatggacCCACTGAATGAGCCAAGTAATTGCGGACAGCTGGGCCTACTGATCAACCAGTCAATCAGTTAATCAACCAATTATTCCATCTGACTGTCTGCCCAgctccagttttttatttttttttatttgaacatcatcagtatcatcattCCTCCATAGGATTCGAGCTGGGCTGAGTTGCCAAGTAAACGAGCATTCAGCAGCACATCAAAAAGAATCGGTCGATTTTTTAATTTAGTCTGTCAAAAAACAGGACTTCCGGAGCAGCTActtcctgtgaattttttttcaaaggctcCACTCATTACCGCCGCCTGCTTTACTGCTGAAACACCCCGGCGGATgttcaaataatcaaaaataaaaacatttttgttataagAGAAGAGGCAACCTTCATTAGGTGCCCCTGGATTCTTCTCGGGCTTAGCAAGGGGGTAAGCAAGCTCTGGAAGGCATACTTATCCTGGACATTGCTTGAGCAGCAGCTCAGTCAAGACcagctctctcgctctctctctcagctttctgTCGAAGAGTACCGGTACTACCATGGGGCCTGTGCCACAAGGTGGGATACTTGGATCATTTTTGTGTTTCGGTGTTTATTTCGTGATATCGAATATTGAAGGATTCTGCATCGCTAACTCGGCGGATTTTTACAAGCCGCGCGTTACTCTTTCGTAGTGTTTGTTTCAGTGAAATCTAAATAGTGTCCGGTCTTCCGAAATACGTGATGCCTTCAAGGAAAATAATCCCGAACGGGTTTTGTTCCAGTCCTTGTGTTTGGATACCGGGTGAATACGCGATTCAGAGTGCTTCTTAGTTTTATCTCGGATAAAACTTTTAACCTCCAGTTATAAGCTTCAGgctgaaaattgtgaaaatattcgTTTAAATTTTATCCTTTAATGATACGAAGAGCAACCGTGCTCCTGCTAGCATGTTATTCGTCGATAAAATGTTATATCGTACAAGTGCAATTTTTATCgttcattttataaatactgtttttGATGCTAGTTATTCAGCGGCGTCTTTCATATTCATTCAGCGGCATAAAAGTCAAGCTTGGAAACGGCAAACTTAATTTAGCGCTAAAAGTTGACCGGTGAGAAAAGTGAACATTTCCTTGCGAGAACGCAAGCAATATGACTCGACCCCCTTCCAAGAACGCTATTCCAACACTCGATTTCTTCCagaaaacgtaaagaaaaaagaaatacgacACTTGCGAATTAGCGCCTTGTGGTTTTGCAGTTATCAATCGCTAAGCAGCAGACGACAATGTTCTTTTTTCACTTTCGAAACTCGAGGGCATCGTAATTATCGTCTCGTCAGGAGTGGAATTCAAAAAAAGGGAACAGCTTTTGCGGTCTTTTTCTGTCCCTTGTTTATATTGTGTCTTGCGATTGTTAGGAGAAACGGCTTTACAGTGATTGTTTCAGTGTTGTAGAAGTATCAGACATTGATCGTTTATATACAATGATTACTCTCTTTGTAGAATTTAATCCTAGATTCAgaggtagaaattttttttttttacaaaatacttaGAGCGTACTTCCGCAGTAATAAACTTTGGAAATTCCGTCTCTGTTGTAACTAAAATCAAAGTCCATTTCCACgtgtaaaacaaaatcaaattttacGTAACATACAATATTTATTAAGCAGTAATACGATTTACTAAGACTTAGATTaagtttttatgacttgtatttatatatactgtttatgtaaacatatatgtatatgtatacacatagatatgcttgtattatatatatatatatatatatatatatatatatatatatatatatatatatatatatatatatatatatatatatatgtgtgtgtatatgtatgtatatatataaattttctaattttggaTGTTGATATTTATACAGCTTATCTAGGAGTAGTTTGAATTTTAAGATCATTGGTAGACTGAGATATGATGGcctatcgatatatatattatatatatatatatatatatatatatatatatatatatatatatatatatatatatatatatatatatatatcgataatagCCATCATATCTCAGTCTaccaatgattttaaaatttcaaactcCTCCCAGATAAGTTGTATAAGTATCAACAcccaaaattagaaaatttacatATTGGAATATATTAAGATTTAGTTTTCAGTCCATGGGAGTGATCTCTTAACAATTTAGACGATTGTGCGTATCGGAAACTGCGATGAGGATCTCTTATCAGGAGAGATTTAATCTTATTCCTCTCTTGTTTCTCAGCATCTGAAGCTTTTACTTTTCTGATTACTGTTTTGATTCCAATTTTGATGTCAATTTTAACTCCCCGTGAGAATTCTGTTGCCAAATATTTGTGAGAAATTTCGGTTAATTCGATCAGGACTGACTCCATCTTTCTTCTCTTACTTTCCAGGATTTAACTTCAGCTATAGTTACTCCTACTTAAGGACGAGCCCTCGGGCCATCCAAGGCGTTCCTATGACTACGGAATTTTCGATGACGACCATTCAACTCTCTGGGAATACCATTCACATTCCCAGGAACATCTTCGACCTCCTCATGGGTGGCGGACGAATTGAGAGGCCCTTACGGCTTCACTTACCCTCGTTGGGCAGCTATCTTGGGTTCTTGACCTCAAATTCCAACCTCCGTCAACAAGGCAATGCTTTTCGTGTTCACTTCGGCATCCCATCCCTTCGTAGCCTTCTGCTTGGAAATCAGCCTAATTTTCCAAACCCTGGTTTCCATCCCTTCGTGCGGAGGGAAGCCCTGGAAGCAAATGAGATCAAGATACTTTACTTCCCTAGGGAGGTTGCAATGAGCTTCTGGCAGAAGAAGAATTGGGCTATGCGACTCCAAGCCGCTCGCGCCGCCTTTGAAGTCATTTTCGTCGACAACAACGGGGACCCCCACATCACTGTCAAAGGAGCTGCCGCTGTGCGTTTCCTGACAACCGAAGGATTCGAAGGGGTCATCATGGACGAGCAAGATCATGCCGCCACGTATTCCAGGGCTATCATCTTCGATGTCCCACTCGATGTCAGCTTCTACTCACTCATATTTCCAAGTAACATTGTGAGGGTGGAACGTAGGCTTTCGTTGGGCCAACCTAGACCCCAGCTGATTGCTACAATACAGGGACCTGTGCCAAGTCGAGTGTTCATTGGCAATCTTGGCCAGAGAGCCGTTGCTCCGTTTAATAGCAGGCCTCTGTTCTGCTTGAGGTGTTCCAACTGGGGCCACTTGAGAGGCGGTTGCAGGGAACCATCCTACCGTTGCAGATTCTGTGCAGGCCTTCACAATTCTGAGGAATGTCTTGCCATGATCAACAGGAACGAGCAAGTTCCAGCTAGATGCTGCAACTGCGGCGAAGGGCATCATGCCGACTCGATGTCGTGTTCGGTGAGGCCCCGCGCACTGTGCAGGAGACACACTCAGCCCATCGTCGATGCTGTAGTTCGTGAGCGGTACTCAATATCAGCTGCTGCTGCAGTTGCTACGGCGGCTGCCAGTGCTGTAATCGCTCACGAGAGAGACCAGAGGAGACTTGCGATACTCAACAGGGCCAGGGCTGAAATCGACATGCTTGGCCATTTACTTCAGGAGTTGTCAGCTCAGGAAGGAATTCGGAATACAGCAACACCGGGAGCAAGTCGGAATGCAGCAACACCGGGAGCAGCTCGGAAAGGAGCAGCACCGGGAGCAATTCGGAATGCAGCAGCACCGGGAGCACTTCGGAATATTGCAGCTCTGGGAGCAATTCGGAATGCAGCAACACCGGGAGCAATTCGAAATGCAGCAGCACCGGGAGCAATTCGAAATGCAGCAGCAACCGGAGCAATTAGGAATATTGCAGCTCTGGGAGGAATTCGGAGTGCAGCAGCACCCGGAGGAATTCGGAATATTGCAGCTCTGTTAGGAATTCGGAATATAGTAGTACTGGAAGAAATTCGTAATAATGCTGCACCTGGAGGGATTCGGAATACTGAAGCACTGGAAGGAATTCGTGATGATGCAGCAGATGGAGGAATTCTGAATATTACAGCACCGGAAGGAATTCGGAATGTAGCAGCACCGGGAGGAATTCGGAATAATGGAGCAGCCGGAGGAATTCTGAATATTACAGCACCGGAAGGAATTCGGAATACTGCAGCACTGGAAGAAATTCCTAATAATGCTGCACCGGGAGGAATTTGGAATACTGCAGCACTGGAAGGAATTCGTAATAATGCTGCACCGGGAGGAATTTGGAATACTGCAGGACTGGAAGAAATTCCTAATAATGCTGCACCGGGAGGAATTTGGAATACTGCAGCACTGGAAGTAAATCGTAATAATGCTGCACCGGGAGGAATTTGGAATACTGCAGCACTGGAAGGAAATCGTAATAATGCTGCACCGGGAGGAATTTGGAATACTGCAGCACTGGAAGGAAATCGTGATAATGCTGCACCGGGAGGAATTTGGAATACTGCAGCACTGGAAGGAAGTCGTGATAATGCTGCACCGGGAGGAATTTGGAATACTGCAGCACTGGAAGGAAATCGTGATAATGCTGCACCGGGAGGAATTTGGAATACTGCAGCACTGGAAGGGATTCGTAATAATGCTGCACCGGGAGGAATTTGGAATACTGCAGCACTGGAAGGAATTCGTAATAATGCTGCACCGGGAGGAATTTGGAATACCGCAGCACTGGAAGGAATTCGTAATAATGCTGCACCGGAAGGAATTCGGAATACCGCAGCACTGGAAGGAATTCGTAATAATGCAGCAGCCGGAGGAATTCTGAATATTACAGCACCGGAAGGAATTCGGAATGGAGCAGCACCTGGAGAAATTCGTAATAATGCAGCAGCCGGAGGAATTCTGAACATTACAGCACTGGAAGGAATTCGGAATACCGCAGCACCGGAAGGAATTTGGAATATTGCAGCACCGGGAGGAATTTGGAACATTGCAGGACCACCCCGGAACGTGAATGCCGTTGACGACACCGACTCgtcaagcagcagcagcagcagcgaagACGAATTTTAGGACAGCCCTCTGAAAATGTGACAAGTCTGAGTTCTTGTTGTcagcatacatacatttacaaaatGGACTACCacgcatacatactgtatatgacacCGTAAGACCTGTGCAGGTCATTTTTTGCAGAACACCACTCATTGTAGCAATAGGCAACACAAGGAATGATTAATAGCCCATTATGGCTGAATATGAGCGTTTTCTGTAGTAAAGTAGGGTGAATATTCCACCATGCAGTATTACGTAGTGTGCTCATACTCATGTCATTATCAGTAGGTATGCTGCAGCAGCAAGAATGCCAGACCTCTGTTTACATGGCAGATTGCTTGCAACTCTGCCCACACAGGCCTATTTTTAGATTTATGTAGTAGAGTACGTCTATAAGAGCATCAGATTTTCCAGATTAAGTGGAATGATTTTTCATGCACCAAAAATCATCCACATTTGCTTCATTGTCTAAACATCTCGTGTAGTTCTCTCCCATGCACCGATTCTGAACTACACAACCTGTATTACAGGGTAGACTGATTGCTTTTTTGCTCATTGCGCAACTCTGCTCAGTTTTTAGATTTATGTAGTAGAGTACGTCTTTGTGTTGTCCTTATAGGTCTGTCTATAAGAGCATCAGATTTTCCAGATTAAGTGGAATGATTTTTCATGCACCAAAAATCATCCACATTTGCTTCATTGTCTAAACATCTCGTGTAGTTCTCTCCTATGCACCGATTCTGAACTACACAACCTGTATTACAGGGTAGACTGATTGCTTTTTTGCTCATTGCGCAACTCTGCTCAGTTTTTAGATTTATGTAGTAGAGTACGTCTTTGTGTTGTCCTCATAGGCCTGTCTATAAGAGCATCAGATTTTCCAGATTAAGTGGAATGATTTTTCATGCACCAAAATCATCCACATTTGCTTCATTGTCTAAAACATCTCGTGTAGTTCTCTCCCATGCACCGATTCTGAACTACACAACCTGTATTACAGGGTAGACTGATTGCTTTTTTGCTCATTGCGCAACTCTGCTCAGTTTTTAGATTTATGTAGTAGAGTACGTCTTTGTGTTGTCCTCATAGGCCTGTCTATAAGAGCATCAGATTTTCCAGATTAAGTGGAATGATTTTTCATGCACCAAAAATCATCCACATTTGCTTCATTGTCTAAACATCTCGTGTAGTTCTCTCCTATGCACCGATTCTGAACTACACAACCTGTATTACAGGGTAGACTGATTGCTTTTTTGCTCATTGCGCAACTCTGCGCAGACAGGCCTATTTTTAGCTCAGTTTTTAGATTTATGTAGTAGAGGACGACTGTGTGTTGTACTTATAATAggcctgtttaaaaaaaagaaaaaaaaaaaagaaaaaaaaaaattagtccagCACAGTATTGCAACCTACAGAGCTACAGACCACTCATATTTTCCAGATTAAGTTGAATGATTTTTCATGCACCAAAAATCATCCAGATTTGCTTCATTGTATTGTCTAAATATCTTGTGTAGTTCTTTCCCATGCACCGATTCGGAACTACACAACCTGTATTATGAAATTTCATTGTTTGCAAACCATGCCTTGTAACCTAAACACATGTATGTTTCGGCCCTCTTCTTCCAATAAAATTCTGGACTAATTTCTGTGCTTTATTCTACGTAGTCCTGGCGTCTGAGAACAAAAGAATATTAAGACAcgaagttttatctctctctctctctctctctctctctctctctctctctctctctctctctctatatatatatatatatatatatatatatatatatatatatatatatatatatatatatatatatatatatatctatacaacaTGCGTATGTATTATGAGTGTGGTACACGTACATACAACCATATGCCAAGTTGAAGAACGCCTAAGATTAACTCTAATTTGCCTTCAGTACTAAACACCATAAGAAATTATTTAGATAAAACATTTGTCATTTACGCCACAATTTGACTTCAGTTTTAGTTCATATTACTGTACATCCAGGACATTTGCTATGGGACAATATCAGGGGACACGTCTCTGTTGGCAGTCCGGATTCGGGAGGTCCACACCAGACAACTTAATCGCTTTCACACAACCTTTATCACTTACGGGCCGCCATAACACAAGGGCTCATGAAAGATGTTATTCGTGGTTATGTATCATGTTTACACAcggcacacacattatatatatatatatatatatatatatatatatatatatatatatatatatatatatatatatatatatatatatacatacatatatatatatacccactaaATCAAAACCACCTTTGTTGGTGTTTTTAAGTCATCTCCCGTACctttcttgtatgtatgtatgtatgtatgcatgtatgtatgggtatatatgtgtgtatatatatatatatatatatatatatatatatatatatatatatatatatatatatatatatatatatgcatacatacatacaagaaagGTACgggaaatgactgaaaatacCACAAAGGTGGTTTCGATTTAGCGGGTTTTTACCCCCCCCCCATCTTTGTTTACACCACATTTGGTAGAATGATTTactataaacaatgaaaaaaaaaaaaatacgatgtaACTCGTGCAGTCAAAGGCCAGTTTAATCTaacaggaataaaatagaaaggtGAACACTCTGACAAACTAATAAGAAGTGGTAAcgattaattaataaaagaaatcctGAAATGAGACGATTAAGTTATTTACCAAACGCGCTGCAATTTGAACGCTCAGAAGGTATAGCGATTAGAGATAAACGCTCAAagaaccacaaaaaataaaaataaactcgtTGTAAATGTATATAGGCTAAAATCAATATATGTAATAACgtgaatttacaaaataaaagactgaaGAGGGAAAACACactgaataaagaaatgaaaatggtattCCACTTATACCGTCATCTGAAggatataaatatggtaaataccTATTACGTAAgctttatattcataaatgtccTCACTTTTAAGTGAGATTAATTTCAATAAGGAATGCATAGATAACTGCACTGATAACATGAAGAAAGTGACCTGTAATTGAATGATTCAAAAGGCCTGCAACATATGGATCAAAATTTACCTCAGGTGCTATTACCTCAGGTGCTATTATCTTACACTTCCAGGGTCATCAATAGGCTAAATCATAAACAGCTGCCGGCACGGGCCTGCTCTTAAGACCTTGACTAACTATTAAGTTTTCTGACATCTTTTCGCATATTACCTCCGAACCTCTGAAAAAGCAGCCAAAACTGATTGATTTGTCCGCCTAAAATGGCGTCGCAAATTAGCCTAAACTGGTGACAGAAACGAATTCATCTCAGTTCTCGTCTGCGCGTCATCGCTGtcacggaatggaatggaatacagagtttaggccaaaggccaagcactgggtcctatgaggtcattcagggctaagggggaaattgagaggaaaaaaaggtttgaaaggtgtaacaggagaaaaacttcgcagttgccctgggaaataactgttaggagagggtgaatagcaaggtggaagaaagataatatgaatggaggtacagtaaaattaatgaaaggagttacagccaggggggcgaagggacgctgcaaagaacctttaccgcactgacggcactaacccccccacccccggggCTCAT contains the following coding sequences:
- the LOC136843887 gene encoding collagen, type I, alpha 1a-like, with translation MGPVPQGFNFSYSYSYLRTSPRAIQGVPMTTEFSMTTIQLSGNTIHIPRNIFDLLMGGGRIERPLRLHLPSLGSYLGFLTSNSNLRQQGNAFRVHFGIPSLRSLLLGNQPNFPNPGFHPFVRREALEANEIKILYFPREVAMSFWQKKNWAMRLQAARAAFEVIFVDNNGDPHITVKGAAAVRFLTTEGFEGVIMDEQDHAATYSRAIIFDVPLDVSFYSLIFPSNIVRVERRLSLGQPRPQLIATIQGPVPSRVFIGNLGQRAVAPFNSRPLFCLRCSNWGHLRGGCREPSYRCRFCAGLHNSEECLAMINRNEQVPARCCNCGEGHHADSMSCSVRPRALCRRHTQPIVDAVVRERYSISAAAAVATAAASAVIAHERDQRRLAILNRARAEIDMLGHLLQELSAQEGIRNTATPGASRNAATPGAARKGAAPGAIRNAAAPGALRNIAALGAIRNAATPGAIRNAAAPGAIRNAAATGAIRNIAALGGIRSAAAPGGIRNIAALLGIRNIVVLEEIRNNAAPGGIRNTEALEGIRDDAADGGILNITAPEGIRNVAAPGGIRNNGAAGGILNITAPEGIRNTAALEEIPNNAAPGGIWNTAALEGIRNNAAPGGIWNTAGLEEIPNNAAPGGIWNTAALEVNRNNAAPGGIWNTAALEGNRNNAAPGGIWNTAALEGNRDNAAPGGIWNTAALEGSRDNAAPGGIWNTAALEGNRDNAAPGGIWNTAALEGIRNNAAPGGIWNTAALEGIRNNAAPGGIWNTAALEGIRNNAAPEGIRNTAALEGIRNNAAAGGILNITAPEGIRNGAAPGEIRNNAAAGGILNITALEGIRNTAAPEGIWNIAAPGGIWNIAGPPRNVNAVDDTDSSSSSSSSEDEF